The Deltaproteobacteria bacterium genome window below encodes:
- a CDS encoding LLM class flavin-dependent oxidoreductase, giving the protein MGKKIKFGITAPVPGEPVEGLIKFTKNAEEAGFDTVWFPDHIVFMAKRITPEVWSVVTAASVKTGRIRMGTVGDAHRMHPAVFAHRLATIDHISGGRIFVCVGYGEKMNLDPYGIKWDKPLTRVVESIKIMRSLWKGESVDFDGEIYNLREAELRIEPVNNGSIPIYVAATGPRALDIAGRYGDGWVTNAMPSGLFAKKARAVMEGAGARDENLDEVEKTLFIFTSIADNQDEAYKSLEPVKHALIWPELLSEAGYDIRIDDEYKGLQYTRIMPNDADMLRKFREMGEKYYSREILLDFVIAGSKNDVINRLEEYINAGVDHFILRDFSPDREKSLKVLSEEILPRFSG; this is encoded by the coding sequence ATGGGCAAAAAGATCAAGTTTGGAATTACCGCTCCTGTCCCTGGCGAACCCGTGGAAGGACTCATAAAATTCACGAAGAACGCCGAGGAAGCCGGGTTCGATACAGTATGGTTCCCGGATCATATTGTTTTCATGGCAAAACGGATTACACCGGAGGTATGGTCGGTGGTTACCGCCGCCTCGGTAAAGACCGGGAGAATCCGGATGGGTACAGTGGGGGACGCTCACAGGATGCACCCGGCCGTCTTCGCCCACAGGCTCGCTACTATCGATCACATATCGGGGGGGAGAATTTTCGTATGCGTCGGCTACGGTGAGAAGATGAATCTGGATCCCTACGGTATTAAGTGGGATAAGCCGCTCACGAGAGTTGTGGAATCGATAAAGATCATGAGGTCGCTCTGGAAAGGTGAGTCCGTTGATTTCGACGGCGAGATTTATAACCTGAGAGAGGCGGAGCTTAGAATTGAGCCTGTCAATAACGGGAGTATTCCGATATACGTTGCCGCGACAGGCCCCAGGGCGCTCGATATAGCGGGCAGGTACGGGGACGGATGGGTTACGAACGCCATGCCCTCGGGGCTTTTTGCCAAGAAGGCGAGAGCTGTAATGGAAGGGGCCGGGGCGAGGGATGAAAATCTGGACGAGGTCGAAAAAACGCTTTTCATATTTACTTCTATAGCCGACAATCAGGACGAGGCCTATAAGTCACTCGAACCGGTGAAACACGCTCTGATCTGGCCCGAGCTTCTTTCCGAGGCGGGTTACGATATCAGAATCGACGATGAGTACAAGGGACTTCAGTACACCAGGATTATGCCCAATGACGCGGATATGCTCAGAAAGTTCAGGGAAATGGGCGAAAAGTACTATTCACGTGAGATCCTGCTAGATTTCGTAATCGCGGGCTCGAAGAACGATGTGATAAATAGGCTTGAGGAGTATATAAACGCGGGTGTCGATCATTTCATTCTGAGGGATTTCAGCCCGGACAGGGAAAAATCGCTAAAAGTACTGTCAGAGGAAATACTGCCTCGCTTTAGCGGGTAA
- a CDS encoding DNA-binding protein, which translates to MERLEKTEKEHASKHVDIESKRFFFDVKENHKGKYLRITELSGGRSCIVIPLGGIKMFKERLGEVIDEAEKLIEAPESM; encoded by the coding sequence ATGGAAAGATTGGAAAAAACGGAAAAAGAGCATGCCAGCAAGCATGTTGACATCGAATCTAAAAGGTTTTTCTTCGACGTCAAGGAAAACCATAAAGGGAAATATCTGAGAATTACGGAGCTAAGCGGCGGCAGATCATGCATCGTAATACCTCTCGGGGGAATCAAGATGTTCAAGGAAAGACTCGGAGAGGTTATTGATGAGGCCGAAAAGCTGATTGAGGCTCCCGAAAGCATGTAG